A single window of Streptomyces griseoviridis DNA harbors:
- a CDS encoding universal stress protein translates to MNTTESPARGLGPVVVGTDGSEQATRAVLWAADEAVARDRPLTVLHATGVEHAGHLPFDGSSSVLGGAREILDDAMARVSQRHPDADARTWLSRDGATRSLVEAAGGDGTVVVGSRGRGGFSALLLGSVGLRTAARARGPVVVVRGAREMPPRGTVTAAVRDDGDLSALRHAAWTARAHGASLKVTSVWMFLQNVGSMATMFDDLGGIAEAEAEATARMVEPVREEFPELTVAVETVKASSAAGALIEAAGGSDLLVVGARRAAHAPGFPLGHVTHAVLHHAPCPVAVVPRG, encoded by the coding sequence ATGAACACCACTGAATCCCCGGCCCGCGGCCTCGGGCCTGTGGTCGTGGGCACGGACGGCTCCGAGCAGGCGACCCGCGCGGTGCTGTGGGCCGCCGACGAGGCGGTGGCCCGCGACCGCCCCCTGACCGTGCTCCACGCGACGGGCGTCGAGCACGCCGGACATCTGCCCTTCGACGGTTCGAGCAGCGTGCTCGGCGGCGCGCGGGAGATCCTCGACGACGCGATGGCGCGCGTGTCCCAGCGGCACCCTGACGCCGACGCGCGCACCTGGCTCAGCCGCGACGGAGCAACGCGGAGCCTGGTGGAAGCGGCGGGGGGCGACGGGACGGTCGTGGTCGGCTCCCGCGGTCGTGGAGGGTTCTCCGCGCTGCTCCTGGGATCGGTCGGACTGCGCACGGCGGCCAGGGCGCGAGGACCGGTCGTGGTCGTGCGCGGGGCGCGGGAGATGCCGCCGCGCGGCACCGTGACGGCCGCCGTCCGCGACGACGGCGACCTGTCCGCGCTGCGTCACGCCGCGTGGACCGCCCGCGCGCACGGCGCGTCGCTCAAGGTGACCAGCGTGTGGATGTTCCTGCAGAACGTGGGGTCCATGGCGACCATGTTCGACGACCTCGGCGGCATCGCGGAGGCGGAGGCCGAGGCGACGGCGCGCATGGTCGAACCGGTCCGCGAGGAGTTCCCGGAGCTGACCGTCGCGGTGGAGACGGTGAAGGCGTCCTCCGCCGCCGGAGCCCTCATCGAGGCCGCCGGGGGCAGCGACCTCCTGGTGGTCGGAGCGCGCAGGGCCGCGCACGCCCCGGGGTTCCCGCTCGGGCACGTCACGCACGCGGTGCTGCACCATGCTCCGTGCCCGGTCGCCGTGGTCCCGCGCGGCTGA
- a CDS encoding dsRBD fold-containing protein: MKARQWTARIYLTEDGDETQARAVLTTQDSWREDTAHLVGRGTARRDPGDRAIPEIGDELAAGRALEDLAIRLHEVASDDIAHLAAPPDKADRADRADKADKADKADS; this comes from the coding sequence ATGAAGGCCAGACAGTGGACCGCGCGGATCTACCTCACCGAGGACGGCGACGAGACCCAGGCGCGGGCCGTCCTGACCACACAGGACTCCTGGCGTGAGGACACGGCGCACCTGGTGGGCCGGGGCACGGCCCGCCGTGACCCGGGCGACCGGGCCATCCCGGAGATCGGTGACGAACTGGCGGCCGGCCGGGCTCTGGAGGACCTCGCGATCCGCCTGCACGAGGTCGCCTCCGACGACATCGCTCACCTCGCGGCACCCCCCGACAAGGCCGACAGGGCCGACAGGGCCGACAAGGCCGACAAGGCCGACAAGGCCGACAGTTGA
- a CDS encoding CBS domain-containing protein, whose protein sequence is MYGTRHIVSDVMTQTVVSVGRRAPFKEVVWLMQEWRVSALPVTEGEGRVVGVVSEADLLPKEELRDSPPEGYVRLRGGAGTAKARAVTAGDLMSSPAVTVRAGATLAEAARVMARAGVKRLPVVDGTGLLEGLVSRADLLDVFLRADDDIAEEVRREIVSYLLPPPGSVVQVEVRDGVATLTGRIRDTSLVPVAARLVRAVEGVVDVRFDLAHGGSGAGLPG, encoded by the coding sequence ATGTACGGCACCCGGCACATCGTCAGCGACGTCATGACCCAGACGGTCGTCTCGGTCGGTCGGCGGGCCCCCTTCAAGGAGGTCGTGTGGCTAATGCAGGAGTGGCGGGTCAGTGCCCTGCCTGTGACCGAGGGCGAGGGGCGGGTGGTCGGCGTGGTCTCGGAGGCCGACCTGCTGCCCAAGGAGGAGCTGCGCGACAGCCCGCCGGAGGGGTACGTCAGGCTCCGCGGCGGCGCCGGGACGGCCAAGGCGCGGGCGGTGACCGCGGGCGACCTGATGTCCTCCCCCGCGGTCACGGTGCGCGCCGGCGCCACTCTCGCGGAGGCCGCCCGCGTCATGGCGCGGGCCGGGGTCAAGCGGCTGCCCGTCGTCGACGGGACCGGTCTGCTGGAGGGGCTCGTCAGCCGCGCCGACCTGCTCGACGTCTTCCTGCGCGCCGACGACGACATCGCCGAGGAGGTGCGGCGGGAGATCGTGTCCTACCTGCTCCCGCCGCCCGGCTCGGTGGTCCAGGTCGAGGTGCGCGACGGTGTCGCCACCCTGACCGGCCGGATCCGCGACACCTCCCTGGTCCCGGTGGCCGCCCGGCTGGTGCGGGCGGTCGAAGGGGTGGTGGACGTGCGGTTCGACCTGGCGCACGGCGGGTCAGGGGCCGGCCTGCCCGGGTAG
- a CDS encoding universal stress protein, whose translation MSATGLPVTVGIDGTEPSLRAVDWAADEAALRGAPLRLVHASLWERYEGGLLPLDPEEPYERMRVEENAAVAERRARLRHPDATVTLAVFPEDPESVLVRESATAQALVLGCRGRGTMGRAFLGSVSLGVAGHAHCPVIVVRGGGGQPPSPAAGRIALGVDAVAGGSAAARFALDEAALRGTSLRAVRVRRRSPLQATAGPARADGGPGLPERPAAAACLADALRDAPGTLEVDGATVEGHPRDVLLAVSREADLIVVGTRRRHGHTGVRPNGVAHALLLHASCPVAVVPEHS comes from the coding sequence GTGAGCGCCACGGGGCTTCCGGTCACCGTCGGAATCGACGGGACCGAGCCGAGCCTGCGAGCGGTGGACTGGGCGGCCGACGAGGCCGCGCTGCGCGGGGCGCCGCTCAGGCTGGTCCACGCGTCCCTCTGGGAGCGTTACGAAGGCGGACTTCTCCCGCTGGACCCGGAGGAGCCCTACGAGCGGATGCGGGTCGAGGAGAACGCGGCCGTCGCGGAGCGCCGAGCCCGCCTGCGGCACCCGGACGCGACCGTCACGTTGGCCGTGTTCCCCGAGGACCCCGAATCGGTCCTCGTACGGGAGAGCGCCACCGCACAGGCGCTGGTGCTCGGGTGCCGCGGACGCGGCACCATGGGCCGCGCGTTCCTCGGCTCCGTCAGCCTCGGCGTCGCGGGACACGCCCACTGCCCCGTGATCGTGGTGCGCGGCGGCGGGGGTCAGCCGCCGTCGCCGGCCGCGGGACGGATCGCCCTCGGTGTCGACGCCGTCGCGGGCGGCTCCGCCGCCGCGCGTTTCGCGCTGGACGAGGCGGCGCTGCGGGGGACGTCCCTGCGGGCTGTCCGGGTCCGGCGGCGGAGCCCTCTCCAGGCGACCGCCGGGCCTGCGCGGGCCGACGGCGGGCCAGGGCTCCCCGAGCGGCCCGCTGCCGCCGCCTGCCTCGCGGACGCCCTGCGGGACGCCCCGGGCACGCTCGAAGTGGACGGCGCCACGGTCGAGGGGCACCCCCGCGACGTGCTGCTCGCGGTCTCCCGCGAGGCGGACCTGATCGTCGTCGGGACCCGGCGCAGGCACGGGCACACCGGCGTCCGGCCGAACGGGGTGGCCCACGCGCTGCTGCTCCACGCGTCCTGCCCGGTCGCCGTCGTGCCGGAACATTCCTAG
- a CDS encoding phosphoketolase family protein gives MAKAARTDAPALTDEEVRALDAHWRAANYLAAGQIYLMANPLLTEPLAPEHIKPRLLGHWGTSPGLNLVYTHLNRVIGARGLDALCVWGPGHGGPAVLAGSWLEGSYSETYPDVSRDAAGMGRLFRQFSFPGGVPSHVAPETPGSIHEGGELGYSLAHAYGAAFDNPGLLVACVVGDGEAETGPLAASWHSTKFLDPVHDGAVLPILHLNGYKIANPTVLSRLPESELDALLRGYGHEPLHVSGDDPDTVHRALAAAFDQALDTIAVMQRTARDEGVTERVHWPMIVLRTPKGWTGPAEVDGVPVEGTWRAHQVPLAGVRENPRHLRQLERWLRSYRPEELFDADGRPVPEVLRCVPEGARRLGATPHANGGLLTRELPLPPLDTFAVPVDAPGATLHEPTRVLGDLLARVMNDTRRSRDFRLVGPDETASNRLQAVFDASGKAWQAGTLPVDEHLDRHGRVMEVLSEHLCQGWLEGYLLTGRHGLFSCYEAFVHIVDSMVNQHIKWLKTSRELSWRAPVPSLNYLLTSHVWRQDHNGFSHQDPGFVDHVLNKSPSVVRVYLPPDANTLLSVADHILRSRDYVNVVVAGKQPCFDWLTMDQARAHCARGAGTWDWASTDGGREPDVVLACAGDVPTQEVLAAAQLLRRHLPALAVRVVNVVDMTRLLRHEDHPHGMPDFEYDGLFTTDKPVIFAYHGYPWLVHRLAYGRAGHPNLHVRGYKESGTTTTPFDMVVRNDLDRYRLVMDVIDRVPGLAVRAAHVRQTMADARTRHRAWITEHGTDLPEVADWRWEG, from the coding sequence ATGGCCAAGGCCGCTCGTACGGACGCCCCCGCACTCACCGACGAGGAGGTGCGCGCCCTGGACGCGCACTGGCGTGCCGCCAACTACCTGGCGGCGGGCCAGATCTACCTCATGGCCAATCCGCTGCTCACCGAGCCGCTCGCACCCGAGCACATCAAGCCCCGGCTGCTCGGCCACTGGGGCACCTCGCCCGGCCTCAACCTCGTGTACACCCACCTCAACCGGGTGATCGGGGCGCGCGGCCTCGACGCCCTGTGCGTCTGGGGGCCTGGACACGGCGGGCCCGCCGTCCTCGCCGGTTCCTGGCTGGAGGGGAGCTACAGCGAGACCTACCCCGACGTGTCGAGGGACGCGGCCGGCATGGGACGGCTGTTCCGCCAGTTCTCCTTCCCCGGCGGGGTGCCCAGCCATGTCGCCCCGGAGACCCCGGGCTCCATCCACGAGGGCGGCGAACTCGGCTACTCCCTCGCGCACGCCTACGGCGCCGCCTTCGACAACCCGGGCCTCCTGGTGGCCTGCGTGGTCGGTGACGGCGAGGCGGAGACCGGACCGCTCGCCGCGTCCTGGCACTCCACCAAGTTCCTCGACCCGGTCCACGACGGCGCCGTGCTGCCGATCCTGCACCTCAACGGCTACAAGATCGCCAACCCGACGGTCCTGTCCCGGCTGCCGGAATCCGAACTCGACGCGCTGCTGCGGGGATACGGCCACGAGCCCCTGCACGTCTCGGGCGACGACCCCGACACCGTGCACCGGGCACTGGCGGCCGCCTTCGACCAGGCGCTGGACACCATCGCCGTGATGCAGCGCACCGCCCGCGACGAGGGCGTCACCGAGCGGGTGCACTGGCCGATGATCGTCCTGCGCACCCCCAAGGGCTGGACCGGGCCCGCCGAGGTCGACGGCGTACCCGTCGAGGGCACCTGGCGCGCGCATCAGGTCCCGCTCGCCGGCGTCCGCGAGAACCCGCGGCACCTGCGGCAGTTGGAGCGGTGGCTGCGCTCGTACCGGCCCGAGGAACTGTTCGACGCGGACGGCCGTCCGGTCCCCGAGGTGCTGCGCTGCGTGCCCGAGGGGGCCAGGCGGCTCGGTGCCACCCCGCACGCCAACGGCGGACTCCTCACCCGCGAACTGCCCCTGCCGCCCCTCGACACCTTCGCCGTCCCGGTCGACGCGCCCGGTGCCACCCTGCACGAGCCCACCCGGGTGCTCGGCGACCTCCTCGCCCGGGTCATGAACGACACCCGGCGAAGCCGCGACTTCCGGCTCGTCGGCCCCGACGAGACCGCGTCCAACCGCCTCCAGGCCGTCTTCGACGCCAGCGGCAAGGCATGGCAGGCCGGGACGCTCCCGGTCGACGAACACCTCGACCGGCACGGCCGGGTGATGGAGGTCCTCTCCGAACACCTCTGCCAGGGCTGGCTCGAGGGCTATCTGCTGACCGGCCGGCACGGACTGTTCTCCTGCTACGAGGCGTTCGTGCACATCGTCGACTCGATGGTCAACCAGCACATCAAGTGGCTGAAGACCTCCCGCGAGTTGTCCTGGCGGGCCCCGGTCCCGTCCCTCAACTACCTTCTCACCTCGCACGTTTGGCGCCAGGACCACAACGGCTTCTCGCACCAGGACCCCGGATTCGTCGACCACGTCCTCAACAAGAGCCCCTCGGTGGTGCGGGTCTACCTGCCGCCGGACGCCAACACCCTGCTCTCCGTGGCCGATCACATCCTGCGCAGCCGCGACTACGTCAATGTCGTCGTCGCGGGCAAGCAGCCCTGCTTCGACTGGCTGACGATGGACCAGGCGCGCGCCCACTGCGCACGCGGGGCCGGGACCTGGGACTGGGCGAGCACCGACGGCGGACGCGAACCCGACGTCGTCCTGGCCTGCGCGGGCGACGTACCCACCCAAGAGGTGCTGGCCGCCGCCCAGTTGCTGCGCCGGCACCTGCCCGCGCTGGCGGTGCGGGTGGTCAACGTCGTCGACATGACCCGGCTGCTGCGGCACGAGGACCACCCGCACGGCATGCCCGACTTCGAGTACGACGGCCTGTTCACCACCGACAAACCCGTGATCTTCGCCTACCACGGCTATCCGTGGCTGGTCCACCGCCTGGCCTACGGACGCGCCGGACACCCGAACCTCCATGTGCGGGGGTACAAGGAGTCGGGCACCACGACCACGCCCTTCGACATGGTCGTCCGTAACGACCTCGACCGGTACCGGCTCGTCATGGACGTCATCGACCGGGTCCCCGGGCTCGCCGTCCGCGCGGCCCACGTCCGCCAGACGATGGCCGACGCGCGCACCCGCCACCGCGCCTGGATCACCGAACACGGCACGGACCTGCCGGAGGTCGCCGACTGGAGGTGGGAGGGCTGA
- a CDS encoding CBS domain-containing protein codes for MTRAVVAVGRRALFKDIVERMRQWQVSALPVLAGDGRVIGVVSEADLLPKEQFRDGGQGPSAEGGLTGLAKAGAVSAGELMSAPAVTVHADTTLAEAARVMALRRVKRLVVTDAEGVLEGVVSRGDLLKVFLRTDSDLADEIRHDVVGAHFPAPAELVHVTVVEGVAVLTGQVRSDDRIALAARLVGGVEGVVGVECRLTAPAAR; via the coding sequence ATGACGCGCGCCGTCGTCGCCGTGGGGCGCCGGGCCCTCTTCAAGGACATCGTCGAGCGCATGCGGCAGTGGCAGGTCAGCGCCCTGCCGGTGCTGGCGGGTGACGGCCGGGTGATCGGCGTGGTGTCCGAGGCGGATCTGCTGCCGAAGGAGCAGTTCCGGGACGGCGGTCAGGGCCCGTCGGCGGAGGGCGGACTCACCGGTCTCGCCAAGGCGGGCGCGGTGTCCGCCGGGGAGCTGATGAGCGCTCCCGCGGTCACCGTGCACGCGGACACCACGCTCGCCGAGGCCGCGCGCGTCATGGCGCTGCGGCGGGTCAAGCGGCTGGTCGTCACCGACGCCGAAGGCGTCCTGGAGGGCGTGGTGAGCCGCGGCGATCTGCTCAAGGTGTTCCTGCGCACGGACAGCGACCTCGCCGACGAGATCCGGCACGACGTCGTCGGGGCGCACTTCCCCGCCCCGGCCGAGCTGGTGCACGTCACGGTCGTCGAGGGCGTCGCCGTCCTGACGGGGCAGGTGCGTTCCGACGACCGGATCGCGCTCGCGGCGCGTCTGGTGGGCGGGGTCGAGGGGGTCGTGGGCGTGGAGTGCCGGCTGACCGCGCCGGCCGCGCGCTGA
- a CDS encoding cyclic nucleotide-binding domain-containing protein, producing the protein MTVNTTMSAVLEPAHREKLLALAREVGFAAGERMFEEGWRADRFWIVRTGTVALDVRVPGRPSAVIETLGHGELVGWSWHFPPYLWHLGGETTSPVRAWEFDADAVRALCGEDPEFGRAVATWVGATMAHRLHACRTRLLDLYAPHGSGALL; encoded by the coding sequence ATGACTGTGAACACCACCATGAGCGCGGTTCTCGAGCCCGCTCACCGCGAGAAGCTGCTGGCTCTCGCACGCGAGGTCGGCTTCGCCGCCGGGGAGCGCATGTTCGAGGAGGGGTGGCGCGCCGACCGTTTCTGGATCGTGCGCACCGGCACCGTCGCTCTCGACGTGCGGGTGCCCGGACGCCCGTCCGCCGTCATCGAGACCCTGGGCCACGGCGAACTCGTCGGCTGGTCGTGGCACTTCCCGCCCTACCTCTGGCACCTGGGCGGCGAGACGACGAGCCCGGTGCGGGCCTGGGAGTTCGACGCCGACGCCGTCCGGGCGCTCTGCGGCGAGGACCCCGAGTTCGGGCGGGCCGTGGCCACCTGGGTCGGGGCGACCATGGCCCACCGGCTGCACGCGTGCCGGACCAGGCTCCTCGACCTCTACGCCCCGCACGGAAGCGGGGCACTGCTGTGA
- the ppk2 gene encoding polyphosphate kinase 2, producing MAGGQKVTLPRKVYEAELLRLQTELVKLQEWVRSTGARLVVVFEGRDAAGKGGTIKRVNEHLNPRVARVAALPRPTERERTQWYFQRYVEHLPAAGEIVLFDRSWYNRAGVEHVMGFCTKEEYQLFLRQCPIFERMLVEDGILLRKYWFSVSDTEQQERFRRRLDDPLRRWKLSPMDLESITRWEAYSRAKDDMMVHTDIAEAPWYVVESDDKRRARLNTIAHLLASVPYEEAAPQVLRLPERPPSTGYERPPRDLQTYVPDHASGL from the coding sequence ATGGCCGGCGGACAAAAGGTGACACTGCCACGCAAGGTGTACGAGGCGGAACTGCTGCGTCTTCAGACGGAGTTGGTGAAGCTCCAGGAGTGGGTGCGGTCGACCGGCGCACGGCTCGTGGTGGTCTTCGAGGGGCGGGACGCGGCCGGCAAGGGCGGCACGATCAAGCGGGTGAACGAGCACCTGAACCCGCGGGTGGCCCGGGTCGCGGCGCTGCCACGGCCCACCGAGCGCGAGCGCACCCAGTGGTACTTCCAGCGCTACGTGGAACACCTGCCGGCCGCGGGGGAGATCGTGCTGTTCGACCGGTCCTGGTACAACCGGGCGGGCGTCGAGCACGTCATGGGCTTCTGCACGAAGGAGGAGTACCAGCTCTTCCTGCGGCAGTGCCCGATCTTCGAGCGGATGCTGGTCGAGGACGGGATCCTGCTGCGCAAGTACTGGTTCTCGGTGAGCGACACGGAGCAGCAGGAGCGTTTCAGGCGCCGTCTCGACGATCCGCTGCGGCGCTGGAAGCTGTCGCCGATGGACCTGGAGTCGATCACACGCTGGGAGGCATACTCCCGCGCCAAGGACGACATGATGGTCCACACCGACATCGCGGAGGCCCCCTGGTACGTGGTGGAGAGCGACGACAAGCGGCGCGCGCGGCTGAACACGATCGCCCATCTGCTGGCGTCCGTTCCCTACGAGGAGGCCGCGCCGCAGGTGCTGCGGCTGCCGGAGCGTCCGCCGTCGACCGGCTACGAGCGTCCGCCGCGGGATCTGCAGACGTACGTCCCCGATCACGCGTCGGGTCTCTGA
- a CDS encoding pyridoxamine 5'-phosphate oxidase family protein produces MTEQTQAKAPDGSPAGDLGRRIAARRVAQGLSRAEAAARADMATGYLRHLEQHPGAAPSRSAMLRLAGALETTVSALTGGDVDRPPGAGQAAPAPVFTELSRTECGDLLATHGVGRLAVSTESGPLIVPVNYSVVDGTIVFRTARGAAPSLASGSRVAFEIDRIDDVFSQGWSVLVRGHAQPVTDRGEVLRLTRRSYSKPWAGGRRDLWVRIRPDAVTGRRIAA; encoded by the coding sequence ATGACCGAGCAGACACAGGCGAAGGCGCCGGACGGCTCGCCCGCGGGCGACCTGGGCCGTCGTATCGCCGCACGACGCGTCGCGCAGGGGCTCTCCCGGGCGGAGGCCGCCGCGCGAGCGGATATGGCCACGGGCTATCTGCGGCATCTGGAACAGCACCCGGGCGCCGCGCCGAGCCGCAGCGCGATGCTCAGGCTGGCCGGAGCGCTGGAGACCACCGTCTCGGCGCTCACCGGAGGGGACGTCGACCGGCCGCCGGGCGCGGGGCAGGCCGCGCCCGCACCCGTGTTCACCGAGCTGAGCAGGACGGAGTGCGGGGACCTGCTGGCCACGCACGGGGTCGGACGGCTCGCGGTGTCCACGGAGAGCGGACCGCTGATCGTGCCCGTCAACTACAGCGTCGTCGACGGGACGATCGTCTTCAGGACCGCGCGGGGCGCCGCGCCGTCCCTGGCGTCCGGCTCCCGGGTGGCGTTCGAGATCGACCGCATCGACGACGTGTTCAGCCAGGGCTGGAGCGTGCTCGTGCGGGGGCACGCCCAACCGGTGACCGACCGCGGCGAGGTGCTCCGGCTGACCCGACGCTCCTACAGCAAGCCCTGGGCGGGCGGCCGGCGCGACCTGTGGGTGCGCATCCGGCCCGACGCGGTGACAGGGCGCCGGATCGCGGCCTGA